The following proteins are co-located in the Opitutaceae bacterium genome:
- a CDS encoding helix-turn-helix domain-containing protein has protein sequence MNYAVSTPAQLRTVLRALRDSRGLSQAQLGDRIGVSQRRIATIEASPGRASFDQLSRIVAALGGRLAINDLPAKANSVDRRQTTQAMRSEKGDW, from the coding sequence ATGAATTACGCCGTTTCCACTCCCGCGCAGCTGCGAACCGTGTTGCGTGCGCTGCGCGACTCCCGAGGCCTGAGTCAGGCACAGCTCGGCGACCGCATTGGGGTAAGCCAGCGTCGGATTGCCACCATCGAGGCTTCGCCCGGCCGGGCCAGTTTTGACCAGCTTTCACGGATTGTTGCAGCGCTCGGGGGGCGATTGGCCATCAACGATCTTCCCGCCAAAGCCAACTCCGTCGACCGCAGGCAAACGACCCAAGCGATGCGTTCGGAAAAGGGGGACTGGTAG
- a CDS encoding type IV toxin-antitoxin system AbiEi family antitoxin domain-containing protein gives MTLLKAAGDHASRLGVFRARDMVVAGYPREYLRRLVSQEQVRQLGRGLYASAGFDGDQNQSLVEAAKRVPRGVVCLVSALQFHGIGTQSPHQVWLALPRGSNRPRGMSLPLRFCQFSGSAYTFGIEEHTLTGGTVRVYSPAKTVADCFKYRQKYGLDVAVEALREGWRGKKFSMKDLAAAAAVCRVSRIMQPYLEMLT, from the coding sequence ATGACCCTCCTCAAGGCTGCCGGCGACCACGCCAGCCGTCTGGGGGTGTTTCGCGCGCGCGACATGGTCGTGGCCGGCTACCCTCGCGAGTATCTGCGTCGTCTGGTGAGCCAGGAGCAAGTCCGCCAGCTTGGACGTGGGCTCTACGCCTCGGCGGGCTTCGACGGCGACCAAAACCAATCTCTGGTGGAAGCGGCCAAGCGGGTGCCGCGTGGGGTCGTCTGCCTGGTCTCCGCGCTGCAATTCCACGGGATCGGGACGCAATCGCCGCATCAGGTGTGGCTCGCGCTGCCCCGTGGCAGCAATCGTCCGCGTGGCATGAGCCTGCCGCTGCGCTTCTGCCAATTTTCCGGTTCGGCCTACACCTTTGGGATCGAAGAACACACCCTGACCGGGGGAACCGTGCGGGTTTACTCACCTGCGAAGACGGTGGCCGACTGTTTCAAGTATCGGCAAAAATACGGCCTCGATGTTGCGGTCGAAGCGCTGCGGGAAGGCTGGCGGGGAAAGAAATTCTCCATGAAGGATCTCGCGGCGGCGGCGGCGGTGTGCCGCGTCAGCCGAATCATGCAGCCTTATCTGGAGATGCTGACATGA
- a CDS encoding type II toxin-antitoxin system HipA family toxin — protein MAASSALTVWMNGLRVGTWSIVRHVHVLEYDTAWLGSPAGRPLSLSLPFTPRNEPIRGAKVEHYFDNLLPDAASIRGRIRSKFGTRSTDAFDLLREIGRDCVGAVQLLSDGETPSGFDRIDAEPLSERRVEELIAGGLSPARVMGQDGETDFRISIAGAQEKTALLFHKGRWCRPRGATPTTHILKLPLGLVGHLQMDMQGSVENEWLCSRLMQRMGLNTARCEIVEFGMRKVLAVERFDRRFQRSDWIARLPQEDFCQALGLPGTMKYEGDGGPGMRDILRVLDASLAPFEDKRAFLKAQMVFWLLAATDGHAKNFSIFIERGGGHRLTPFYDVLSAWPIIGRGPNHLDWRKAKLAMAVRGKSVHWKMSEIGMRSWDATARLAGLGRSAELFAEIAAAAPIAVEEVDREIESGFPAQIRDKIFEGFLKAVRAL, from the coding sequence ATGGCGGCCTCTTCCGCTCTCACGGTTTGGATGAATGGACTGCGAGTGGGAACGTGGTCCATCGTCAGGCACGTTCACGTTTTGGAGTACGACACTGCGTGGCTCGGATCGCCGGCCGGCCGGCCTCTGTCGTTGTCACTGCCGTTTACACCGCGCAATGAGCCGATTCGCGGAGCGAAGGTGGAGCACTATTTCGACAATCTGCTGCCTGACGCTGCCTCCATCCGCGGCCGGATCCGCTCGAAATTCGGCACGAGGTCCACCGACGCCTTCGATCTTCTCAGGGAAATCGGCCGCGATTGTGTCGGGGCCGTTCAACTATTGTCTGACGGCGAAACACCGTCCGGTTTCGACCGTATCGACGCCGAGCCGCTCAGCGAGCGCCGCGTCGAGGAACTGATTGCCGGCGGTCTCTCGCCAGCGCGGGTCATGGGGCAGGATGGCGAGACTGACTTTCGAATATCCATCGCCGGCGCACAGGAGAAAACAGCGCTCCTCTTTCACAAAGGCAGGTGGTGCCGGCCTCGCGGTGCAACTCCGACCACGCACATCTTGAAGCTGCCACTTGGACTTGTCGGTCATTTGCAAATGGACATGCAGGGATCGGTGGAGAACGAATGGCTCTGCTCCCGTCTGATGCAGCGCATGGGTCTGAACACCGCGCGATGCGAGATCGTGGAGTTCGGCATGCGGAAAGTCCTCGCCGTTGAGCGGTTTGATCGGCGCTTCCAACGTTCAGATTGGATTGCGCGTCTTCCCCAGGAGGATTTTTGCCAGGCTCTCGGGCTGCCGGGCACGATGAAATATGAGGGCGATGGCGGTCCGGGCATGAGGGATATCCTGCGGGTGCTCGATGCCAGTTTGGCTCCCTTCGAAGACAAGCGTGCCTTCCTTAAAGCTCAGATGGTTTTCTGGCTGCTCGCAGCAACCGACGGCCACGCGAAGAATTTTTCCATTTTTATCGAGCGAGGCGGCGGCCATCGGCTGACTCCTTTCTACGACGTACTTTCTGCCTGGCCAATCATTGGCCGGGGCCCGAATCACCTCGATTGGCGCAAGGCCAAACTTGCCATGGCGGTGCGCGGCAAAAGTGTGCATTGGAAAATGAGCGAAATTGGAATGCGGAGTTGGGACGCAACCGCTCGGCTCGCCGGCCTGGGAAGAAGTGCGGAACTGTTCGCGGAGATTGCCGCTGCCGCGCCCATCGCAGTAGAAGAGGTCGACCGCGAGATTGAGTCCGGATTTCCCGCTCAGATCCGCGACAAGATCTTCGAGGGATTTCTGAAGGCAGTCCGCGCTCTATGA
- a CDS encoding nucleotidyl transferase AbiEii/AbiGii toxin family protein, with protein sequence MSAAPKNLAASVKARLQNEAARRGDDFNLLLLRYGIERLLFRLSQSAYADRFLLKGAMLFVVWDEKTHRPTRDLDLLGFGPSEKEDLQKLFQEVVTLPVVDDGLVFDPASVRAEEIREDNTYGGVRVRIMAKLGPAEVPVQIDVGVGDAVTPAPESANFPTLLDFPAPQVRTYPVYTVVAEKFEAMAKLGIANTRMKDFHDVWFLTRRFQLDGPTLRRAIEATFARRQTPLPVWPDPLSDAFANDATKQTQWAAFIRRNGLTGLPGHFAEVVVAVRDYLAPVLRQ encoded by the coding sequence ATGAGTGCCGCGCCGAAAAATCTGGCAGCATCGGTAAAGGCGCGATTGCAGAACGAAGCCGCCCGGCGCGGCGACGATTTCAACCTGCTGCTTCTGCGCTACGGCATCGAGCGGCTGCTGTTCCGACTCAGCCAGTCCGCCTACGCCGACCGCTTCTTGCTGAAGGGAGCGATGCTGTTCGTCGTCTGGGACGAGAAGACGCATCGCCCGACGCGAGACCTCGATTTGCTGGGCTTCGGTCCCTCGGAGAAAGAGGACCTCCAAAAACTGTTTCAGGAGGTGGTGACGCTGCCGGTGGTCGATGACGGCCTGGTGTTCGATCCCGCTTCCGTTCGCGCCGAGGAAATCCGGGAGGACAATACCTATGGCGGTGTCCGCGTCCGGATCATGGCCAAACTCGGACCGGCGGAGGTGCCTGTCCAAATCGATGTCGGGGTCGGCGATGCGGTCACGCCCGCACCGGAGTCGGCGAATTTTCCTACGCTGCTGGATTTTCCGGCACCGCAGGTGCGCACGTATCCCGTTTACACGGTTGTGGCGGAGAAATTCGAGGCGATGGCGAAGCTTGGCATCGCCAACACGCGGATGAAGGACTTTCACGACGTATGGTTTCTCACGCGCCGCTTCCAACTCGATGGCCCTACGCTCCGCCGGGCAATCGAGGCTACCTTCGCCCGCCGGCAGACGCCGCTGCCCGTGTGGCCGGACCCGTTGAGCGATGCGTTCGCCAACGACGCGACCAAGCAGACCCAATGGGCCGCGTTCATTCGCCGCAACGGTCTCACGGGCCTTCCTGGGCACTTCGCTGAAGTGGTCGTCGCGGTCCGAGACTACCTGGCTCCCGTGTTGCGACAGTGA
- a CDS encoding response regulator transcription factor, which produces MLPKTATPRIVVLKGDRLYGDLISRHIKDLWRNADVQVFQLGFDALDSIQARVPDLFITGVKIDDMDGLEHLEPFIETALPILVLTSRKDARTFDLLRSIRYDGLYDGHAEGLENLPTALQQVIQRRLYVSPTMLPNLKRPKNITLDALTEKEQMVLSVIGDGSDDQQAADRLGLSPYTVNTHRKAIMAKLKLHHKGQLMLHALQHGYIWVSAQQIQYPGFQRRLLATAGAAKVAPTERASA; this is translated from the coding sequence ATGCTGCCCAAAACCGCCACGCCACGCATCGTGGTTCTGAAGGGCGATAGACTTTACGGGGATTTGATCAGCCGCCACATCAAGGATCTCTGGCGGAACGCGGACGTGCAGGTGTTTCAGCTCGGGTTTGACGCGCTCGATTCCATTCAGGCACGGGTGCCGGACCTGTTCATCACCGGCGTGAAGATCGACGACATGGACGGATTGGAGCACCTGGAGCCGTTCATCGAAACGGCGCTGCCAATCCTCGTGCTCACGTCGCGCAAGGACGCCCGCACCTTCGATCTGTTGCGCAGCATCCGCTACGATGGTCTTTACGACGGCCACGCGGAGGGCCTGGAGAACCTGCCCACCGCGTTGCAACAGGTCATCCAGCGGCGGCTCTACGTGAGTCCGACGATGCTGCCGAATCTGAAGCGACCGAAGAATATCACACTCGATGCGCTCACAGAAAAAGAACAGATGGTGCTCTCAGTCATCGGCGACGGCTCCGATGACCAACAGGCGGCGGACCGGCTCGGGCTTTCGCCTTACACGGTGAACACGCACCGGAAGGCGATCATGGCGAAATTGAAGCTGCACCACAAAGGGCAGCTCATGCTGCACGCACTCCAGCATGGGTATATCTGGGTGTCGGCGCAGCAGATTCAGTATCCCGGATTCCAGCGCCGTCTTCTGGCGACCGCAGGTGCGGCGAAAGTTGCACCGACGGAGCGCGCGAGCGCGTGA
- a CDS encoding ATP-dependent Clp protease ATP-binding subunit: protein MSIAAEHLEKLRTLPDRLKAVLTGQDVAIDLVAERLQHGELGLTVPGRPKASFLFLGPTGVGKTELTIRFTEDLLGPDRVVRLDMSEYQTADRLGLLLGTADEPGRIAEGFDACAGCGTLLFDEIEKAHPQVLDVLLQLLDAARLTTGRNRVLDFSAWYVVLTSNIGAQRIMTLRKSKYETMERLVRQDAQRELRPEIFARITLTVVFNKLDYEAQCAIAAGLVEKECRTLAGLGYRVSSEPSVQGIVVSRGYHERLGARPMRDAAELLVRNALARELLRGGDGSGRLLPHSDGMKLHLNPAAS from the coding sequence ATGAGCATCGCCGCCGAACACCTCGAAAAACTCCGGACATTGCCGGATCGCCTCAAGGCGGTGCTCACGGGACAGGATGTGGCTATCGATTTGGTCGCCGAGCGGCTGCAGCACGGTGAGCTTGGCCTCACCGTTCCTGGCCGGCCGAAGGCGAGCTTCCTATTTCTCGGCCCGACCGGCGTCGGCAAGACGGAGCTGACGATCCGCTTCACGGAAGACCTGCTTGGCCCGGATCGCGTCGTCCGTCTCGACATGTCGGAGTATCAGACGGCGGATCGCCTCGGGTTGTTGCTCGGGACCGCCGATGAGCCGGGTCGGATCGCGGAGGGGTTTGATGCGTGCGCCGGCTGCGGCACGCTGCTCTTCGATGAAATCGAGAAGGCGCATCCGCAGGTCTTGGACGTGCTCCTTCAGTTACTCGATGCCGCCCGGCTGACGACGGGCCGCAACCGTGTGCTGGATTTCTCGGCGTGGTATGTGGTGCTCACGAGCAACATTGGTGCGCAGCGCATCATGACGCTCCGCAAATCGAAGTATGAGACGATGGAGCGCCTCGTGCGGCAGGATGCGCAGCGGGAACTGCGGCCGGAAATCTTCGCCCGCATCACGCTGACGGTCGTGTTCAACAAACTCGACTACGAGGCGCAGTGCGCCATCGCCGCCGGACTGGTGGAAAAGGAGTGTCGGACGTTGGCCGGGCTGGGCTATCGGGTTTCCTCGGAACCATCCGTGCAAGGAATTGTCGTTAGTCGCGGGTATCACGAGCGGCTTGGGGCCAGGCCGATGCGTGATGCCGCCGAGCTTCTGGTTCGGAACGCGCTCGCTCGCGAGTTACTGCGCGGGGGCGACGGCTCAGGCCGTCTGCTGCCGCATTCGGATGGAATGAAACTGCACCTGAACCCTGCCGCCTCATAG
- a CDS encoding tyrosine-type recombinase/integrase, which translates to MASLRKKPNSRYWIACFTDGDGIQRQRSTQTSDRTTAQSMAQKFEAAYAMKLTEAQARKVVSDIYEGLHGEQLYHATTKKFLNDWLAGKQVEMSPGSYKRYKNAVDKLLAFLGERAERDIAYVHKRDIAALRDKTATELSPATANTDLKILRVAFRQAVVDGMRLDNPASAVSTLDDRREPDAPARRPFDEAELRTLLSVAKGEWRGMVLGGLYTGQRIGDLASLTRRKVDLAEELIKFRSQKTGRDMVIPIARPLLDYLKKHVPEEPDGPIFPKAHAERIEADGESRRLSKQFHELLVTAGLAEARSKDKNSGRGHSVRRTVSELSFHSLRHNTTSWLKRAGVPESVVRDIIGHESELVSREYTHMDDETKRKAILKLPTLA; encoded by the coding sequence ATGGCCTCGCTCCGCAAAAAACCCAACTCCCGCTACTGGATCGCCTGCTTCACGGATGGTGACGGCATCCAGCGTCAGCGTTCCACCCAAACCTCCGACCGCACGACCGCCCAAAGCATGGCCCAGAAGTTCGAGGCGGCCTACGCGATGAAGCTCACCGAAGCCCAGGCGCGGAAAGTGGTCTCCGACATCTACGAGGGCCTGCACGGTGAGCAGCTCTACCACGCCACGACCAAGAAATTCCTGAACGACTGGCTCGCCGGCAAGCAGGTCGAAATGAGCCCCGGTTCCTACAAGCGCTACAAAAACGCGGTGGACAAGCTCCTCGCGTTTCTGGGGGAGCGGGCGGAGCGCGATATCGCCTATGTCCACAAACGCGACATCGCCGCCTTGCGCGACAAAACCGCCACCGAGTTGTCGCCGGCCACGGCCAACACCGACTTGAAGATCCTGCGGGTGGCGTTCCGGCAGGCCGTGGTGGATGGCATGCGGCTGGACAATCCCGCCTCCGCCGTCAGCACGCTCGACGACCGGCGCGAGCCCGACGCCCCGGCCCGGCGGCCGTTCGATGAAGCCGAACTCCGCACGCTCCTGTCGGTCGCCAAGGGCGAGTGGCGGGGCATGGTGCTCGGCGGCCTCTACACCGGCCAGCGCATCGGCGACCTGGCCTCCCTCACCCGCCGCAAGGTCGATCTCGCCGAGGAGTTGATCAAGTTCCGGTCCCAGAAAACGGGCCGGGACATGGTCATCCCGATTGCGCGGCCGCTGCTCGACTATCTCAAAAAGCATGTCCCCGAGGAACCGGACGGCCCGATCTTCCCGAAGGCCCACGCGGAGAGAATCGAGGCCGATGGGGAATCGCGCCGGCTGTCGAAGCAGTTCCATGAACTCTTGGTCACCGCGGGTCTCGCGGAGGCGCGCTCCAAAGACAAAAACAGCGGGCGCGGTCACTCCGTCCGGCGCACGGTGAGCGAGTTGTCGTTTCACAGTCTCCGGCACAACACCACGTCGTGGCTCAAACGTGCCGGCGTGCCGGAATCGGTGGTGCGAGACATCATCGGCCACGAGTCCGAATTGGTCAGCCGCGAATACACCCACATGGACGACGAGACCAAACGGAAGGCCATTCTCAAGCTCCCAACCCTCGCTTGA
- a CDS encoding DUF4133 domain-containing protein: MHSTHLNEHDANQGAQSSGEFLGMTGNSGWYLLGSGGATILMVIFLWGIFGVSLLLCLLVGVVLCALSVTYVFTLKNNKPEHYDTDFFESALVESGLLSFQFGPRARRPANPFAAAGSPLAPEADAPEPAVRSHRASLGTARHFGANARPVGEMTGHKEAEQKKRGQPVVARADYDRLQEQLTVTEDMLEEALAERGEEVA; this comes from the coding sequence ATGCACTCGACGCATCTCAACGAGCACGACGCCAATCAGGGCGCACAGTCCTCCGGCGAGTTCCTCGGCATGACCGGGAATTCCGGTTGGTATCTACTGGGCTCCGGCGGCGCGACGATCCTGATGGTGATCTTCCTCTGGGGGATCTTTGGGGTGTCGCTGCTGTTGTGCCTGCTGGTGGGCGTCGTGCTCTGCGCGCTGTCGGTCACGTATGTGTTCACGCTGAAAAACAACAAGCCGGAGCACTACGATACCGATTTCTTCGAATCCGCGTTGGTCGAGTCAGGTCTGCTCTCCTTCCAATTCGGCCCGCGCGCCCGGCGGCCGGCGAACCCCTTCGCCGCCGCTGGGTCGCCGCTGGCCCCTGAGGCGGACGCGCCCGAGCCGGCGGTGCGCTCACACCGCGCGAGTCTCGGAACGGCCCGTCATTTCGGCGCGAACGCTCGCCCGGTTGGGGAGATGACCGGCCACAAGGAAGCCGAACAGAAGAAGCGTGGGCAACCCGTGGTGGCGCGCGCCGACTATGATCGGTTGCAGGAGCAACTCACGGTCACGGAGGACATGCTGGAAGAAGCGTTGGCAGAACGAGGGGAGGAAGTCGCATGA